From the Rhizobium sp. SL42 genome, the window GCGCAAACCTGGAAGGCGCAAAATACACGCTCGCCACCAATGCCAAGGGCGCTGAACTCGGCATCAAGGATTTCTCCGACATCGGCAAGCACAAGGATGCCCTGGACGGCAAGATCTACGGTATCGAGCCCGGCAATGACGGCAACCGTCTGGTCATGACCCTGATCGAAAAGAACGAAATGGGCATGGGCGGCCTCGAAGTGGTCGAATCCTCCGAGCAGGGCATGCTGGCGCAGGTCGCTCGCGCCGAAAAGGCCGGCGAACCGGTCGTCTTCCTCGGCTGGGCTCCGCATCCGATGAACTCCTCCTTCGAACTGACCTATCTGACCGGCGGCGACAGCACCTTCGGCCCGAACTTCGGCGGCGCGACCGTCTACACCAACACCCGCGCCGGCTTCGTCACCGAGTGCCCGAATGTCGGCAAGTTTGTCTCGAACCTGAAATTCTCGCTCGACATGGAAAACGAGATCATGGGCAAGATCCTCAACGATGGTGAGGACCCGCAGGTCGCAGCGACCACCTGGCTCAAGGCAAACGGTGCAGCGGTCGAGCCTTGGCTCGCTGGCGTCACCACGCGCGACGGCGGCGAAGCGCTGCCGGCTGTCAAGGCGGCCCTTGGCCTCTAATGAACCTGCGGGCCGGTCATTCCGGCCCGCTTTCATTTCCGCACATGTTTCCACGTGATCAGGCAGGTGTCAGAACGTGAATTGGCTCCCCGAATGGCTTATTGATTCCAGCGGCAAATTGCGGCTGGGCAACTGGGCGAAAGACTTCGTCGACTGGCTGACGGCGAATGCCGACTGGTTTTTCGACTGGCTTTCCACCGTATTGTCCGCCGCGATCGATGCGCTTCTGTTCGTGCTGCAATGGCCGAACGCCTTCTTGCTCATCTTCCTGTTCACGGCCTTTTCCTGGTTTCTCAGGCGTTCGATTGGCATTGCCACGTTCACCTGTCTTGGCCTGCTGCTGATCTACAATCAGGGCTACTGGAAAGAGACCACGGAAACGCTGGCGCTGGTGCTTGCGTCTGCGGGCGTCAGCATGCTGATCGGGGTTCCGCTCGGCATCACCGCCGCCCGCCGTCCCTGGATCTATGCCTTCATGCGGCCAGTGCTCGACCTGATGCAGACGATCCCGACCTTCGTCTACCTGATCCCGGCGCTGATCCTCTTCGGTCTCGGTATGGTTCCGGGCCTGATCGCCACGGTGATCTTCGCCATCCCTGCCCCCATTCGCCTGACACGGCTCGGCGTCATTTCCACGCCGCCATCGCTGGTCGAGGCGGCCCAGGCCTTCGGCGCCACACCGACCCAGGTGCTGCGCAAGGTCGAACTGCCGTTTGCCATGCCCCAGATCATGGCGGGCTTGACCCAGACGATCATGCTCTCCCTGTCGATGGTCGTGATCGCCGCCCTCGTTGGTGCGAGCGGGCTCGGCGTGCCTGTCGTACGTGCGCTGAACACCGTCAACATCGCCAGAGGCTTCGAGGCCGGTTTGTGCATCGTCATCCTCGCCATCATCCTCGACCGGATGTTCAGAACCGAAAACGCAGAGGATGGCGCATGACCGACGCAGTAATCTTCGGCAATGTCGACATTGTCTTCGGCGACCAGCCGCACAAGGCGCTGGCCTTGGTGGATCAGGGCAAGACCCGCGATGAAATCGGCGCGGAAACCGGCCTGGTGCTCGGCGTCGCCGGCGCATCGCTGGCAGTCAAGGAGGGCGAGATCCTCGTCCTCATGGGGCTTTCCGGATCCGGGAAATCAACGCTTCTGCGTGCCGTCAACGGGCTCGCGCCGGTCGTGCGCGGCAATGTCAGCGTTCGCACAGAGACCGGACAGGTCGATCCCTACAAGGCTTCTGCAAAATCGCTGCGTGATCTGCGCATGCATACCGTCTCGATGGTCTTCCAGCAGTTTGCCTTGCTGCCCTGGCGCACCGTCGCCGACAATGTCGGCTTCGGGCTCGAACTTGCCGGCGTCCCCGATGCCGAACGCAAGTCGATGGTCGCCGAGCAATTGGAGCTGGTCAACCTGACAAAATGGGCCGACCGCAAGGTCAACGAATTGTCGGGCGGCATGCAGCAGCGAGTCGGCCTCGCCCGCGCCTTCGCCACCGGGGCACCGATCCTGCTGATGGACGAGCCGTTTTCGGCGCTCGATCCGCTGATCCGAACCCGCCTGCAGGACGAACTGCTGGAATTCCAGTCACGCCTGAAGAAGACCATTCTCTTCGTCAGCCACGATCTGGACGAAGCCTTCCGCATCGGCAACCGCATCGCCATCATGGAGAGCGGCCGGATCATCCAGTGCGGCACGCCGCAGCAGATCGTCCAGAATCCCGCCGACCAGTATGTTGCCGATTTCGTGCAGAACATGAACCCGATCAACATGCTGACCGCAGCCGACGTCATGCATTCGGGTATCACGGACGGAGCGGCCGCAGTCACCGCAACGGCCAAGCCGCAGACGCCCCTGGTCGAGATCCTCGACGCGCTGGCGCGCCAGCCGGGCACGATCGGGGTTGTTGACAATGGCACCGTGATCGGCACGATCAGCGCCCAGGATGTGGTGAGTGGACTGACCAAACATCGCCGAAGAGCATAACCCCCTTCCGCGCCGCGTTCTTGGGACCTTTCGGGGACATTCGGCGCGCAAGAGGACAAGATGCCAGACAAACCATCGGTGATTCGGGAAACCGACAATGATGCGCGCCGTCAGGCGCGCATTTTGCTGCGCGGCGCGCGTTTTGCCGCCATCGGCGTGATCGACCCCGAAACCCGTTCTCCATCCGTCAGCCGGGTCCTGCTCGGCAGCGACATCGACGGCGCAGCCGTCATTCTCGTCTCGGGTCTGTCGGCCCACACCAAGGCGCTGTCGGCTGATCCCCGCGCCTCCCTCTTGACCGGAGAACCCGGCAAGGGCGACCCGCTCGCTTATGCACGATTGAGCGTTCAATGCCTGGCCGAAGCGGTGGAGCACGACAGCGAAAGCCACATGCGCCTGCGCACCCGTTTTCTCGCCCGCCACCCGAAAGCGGCACTGTACATCGATTTCCCGGATTTTCGTTTCTTTCGCCTTACACCACGCAGCGCCAGCCTGAATGGTGGCTTCGGGCGTGCCTATAATCTGAGCGAAGATGATTTTATCATTTGCAAACCCAACGGCGATTTGTTCGATAATGAGCAAAAGACACTACTAGATTTAGGGGAGCGCTTCCCAAATCTAGCCTCTCAAATCGCCACCGAAAGGCACAAGGCACCGTCGGGAAAATGGACATTTTGCGGCTTTGATTCGCATGGAATTGACATTGTTTACAAAGACTTGCTTGTCAGGCATGAATTTGCTGTGCCGGTCGAAACACAAGAACAACTGTTTTTAGAGTTACCTAATTCAGCATACGCCGTACCTTAAATTTAGGCATATACAATTTGATCGGTGCTGATAGAGTTCCCGGATAAGCCAAATGACGGATTTTCAACGACTGCCCTTCCCCCAAGGCGCTCGAAAAGGAAAGTTAAAAAAGATGAAAACGAAAGCATTGTCCGAACAATCGACTGTTGCCGCCGGTTTGCTGTCCGCCATGGCCAATCCGAAGCGTCTCATGATCCTCTGCAGCCTTGTTGAAGGCGAGGTTCCGGTCGGTGTTCTGGCATCGCAGGTTGGCCTGAGCCAGTCCGCATTGTCGCAGCATCTCTCCAAGCTGCGCGCCCAGAAGCTCGTCAAGACCCGTCGTGACGCGCAGACCATCTACTACTCGAGCACGTCGGAATCGGTCATCAAGATTCTCTCGACACTCGAAAGCATCTACTGCGGCCCGGTTGCAAGCAAGTCCGCCGCCTGATGACAGCGCTGCCATGATCGAAATGTCATAGCGCTTGGGAGGAGCCGCTGCGGCAGTGAATGGATCAAGGCGGCCTTGAAACAAAGACGACCCTCGACAACTGCCCGCAACAACTGACAACGAGACGTCGTCACCGGAAGCCGAACAAACCCCGACCGAGGCGGATGCCTTTGCCGGGGTTTTTCTATCGGTTTGTTGTTGATCGCTCAGTTCGCGTTGGCATCGATGGTCACGACGGGGTGCGGGCGAAGCCAATGCGTCACCGAAACCGGTAGCACCCATGACCTTTTGTGATGCCGCCTTGACGCGTCTTGGCGCCCTGATAATTTGACCGCGCGATCAAATTATCAGGGCGCCCGCTTCGCCCGATGGGATATGGCCCCATCGAGACTTCGCCATGGAGATCAGAATGTCCAACCGCCTCAATGCCACGCCGAACGATATGCGCGCCTTCTGGATGCCGTTCACCGCGAACCGCCAGTTCAAGAAGGAACCGCGCATGTTCGTCGGCGCCAAGGATATGTATTACACGACCCATGACGGCCGTCAGGTGCTCGATGGCAC encodes:
- a CDS encoding HugZ family pyridoxamine 5'-phosphate oxidase, producing the protein MPDKPSVIRETDNDARRQARILLRGARFAAIGVIDPETRSPSVSRVLLGSDIDGAAVILVSGLSAHTKALSADPRASLLTGEPGKGDPLAYARLSVQCLAEAVEHDSESHMRLRTRFLARHPKAALYIDFPDFRFFRLTPRSASLNGGFGRAYNLSEDDFIICKPNGDLFDNEQKTLLDLGERFPNLASQIATERHKAPSGKWTFCGFDSHGIDIVYKDLLVRHEFAVPVETQEQLFLELPNSAYAVP
- a CDS encoding ArsR/SmtB family transcription factor, with protein sequence MKTKALSEQSTVAAGLLSAMANPKRLMILCSLVEGEVPVGVLASQVGLSQSALSQHLSKLRAQKLVKTRRDAQTIYYSSTSESVIKILSTLESIYCGPVASKSAA
- the choW gene encoding choline ABC transporter permease subunit — translated: MNWLPEWLIDSSGKLRLGNWAKDFVDWLTANADWFFDWLSTVLSAAIDALLFVLQWPNAFLLIFLFTAFSWFLRRSIGIATFTCLGLLLIYNQGYWKETTETLALVLASAGVSMLIGVPLGITAARRPWIYAFMRPVLDLMQTIPTFVYLIPALILFGLGMVPGLIATVIFAIPAPIRLTRLGVISTPPSLVEAAQAFGATPTQVLRKVELPFAMPQIMAGLTQTIMLSLSMVVIAALVGASGLGVPVVRALNTVNIARGFEAGLCIVILAIILDRMFRTENAEDGA
- the choV gene encoding choline ABC transporter ATP-binding protein; this translates as MTDAVIFGNVDIVFGDQPHKALALVDQGKTRDEIGAETGLVLGVAGASLAVKEGEILVLMGLSGSGKSTLLRAVNGLAPVVRGNVSVRTETGQVDPYKASAKSLRDLRMHTVSMVFQQFALLPWRTVADNVGFGLELAGVPDAERKSMVAEQLELVNLTKWADRKVNELSGGMQQRVGLARAFATGAPILLMDEPFSALDPLIRTRLQDELLEFQSRLKKTILFVSHDLDEAFRIGNRIAIMESGRIIQCGTPQQIVQNPADQYVADFVQNMNPINMLTAADVMHSGITDGAAAVTATAKPQTPLVEILDALARQPGTIGVVDNGTVIGTISAQDVVSGLTKHRRRA
- a CDS encoding choline ABC transporter substrate-binding protein, whose translation is MAFGLAPANAADPDSCTKVRFSDVGWTDITATTATAAVVLKAIGYEPEITVLSVPVTYQSLKNKDIDVFLGNWMPAQEKDVKPYLDDKSVESLGANLEGAKYTLATNAKGAELGIKDFSDIGKHKDALDGKIYGIEPGNDGNRLVMTLIEKNEMGMGGLEVVESSEQGMLAQVARAEKAGEPVVFLGWAPHPMNSSFELTYLTGGDSTFGPNFGGATVYTNTRAGFVTECPNVGKFVSNLKFSLDMENEIMGKILNDGEDPQVAATTWLKANGAAVEPWLAGVTTRDGGEALPAVKAALGL